The Campylobacter concisus DNA window ACTACCGTATCAGTGAAAAGCTAAGCACCTCACAGCTAAAATCATATAACGCCATACCCGTAAAAGAAGATGAGATAAGCGTTTATGTAGCTTTTAAAAATCCTTTTGACGTGATCATTCAAGATAAAGTTCAAAATTTATTTAACAGAAAGCTATTAAAAGTAGCTTGCGCCGATCCAGCCCAGATAGAAAAATATATAAACAAAATAGCTCTTAATGAAAGTATAAAAGACGTTATTACAGAGATCAGAAAAGAGCTTTCAAGCTCTAGCAGCCAAGGGCAAAGCACAGAAAGCTCTGGAATTTTAAAGCTAATTGAGATAATTTTAAAAACATCTATTCAAAGCAGAGCGAGCGATATTCATATCGAGCCAACCGAGACAAACTGCATAGTAAGAAGCAGGATAGATGGTATGTTAAGTGAGACATTTATATTTGATAAAGATATCTATCCGCCGATGGTAAGCCGTATGAAGCTACTTTCAAATATGGATATCGCGGAGCGCCGCCGCCCACAAGATGGTAGATTTTCAGCTCAAATTTTAGATAAAGAGTACGATTTTCGTATCTCTACGCTACCTATCTTAAATGGCGAGAGTATAGTTTTAAGAATTTTGGACAAATCAAAAGTTATCATAAATATTGAAGACCTTGGTATGCATCCAGATAACTTTGCTAAATTTAAAAAGAGCATGAAAGCGCCTTATGGCATCATACTAGTTACTGGCCCGACAGGATCAGGAAAAACAACTACACTTTATGGTGCATTAAATGATATAAAAAGTGTAAAAACTAAGATTATTACTGTTGAAGATCCAGTCGAGTATCAGCTAAATATGATCCAACAAGTACATGTAAATGAGAAGGCTGGGCTTACTTTTATCTCGGCTCTTCGCTCTATTTTAAGGCAAGATCCAGATATTATTATGATAGGTGAGATCAGAGATCAAGAGACGCTTAGAATCGCGATTCAAGCGGCGCTAACTGGTCACTTAGTCTTTTCCACACTTCATACAAATGACGCTATTAGCGCTTTGCCTCGTATGGTTGATATGGGTATTGAGCCATATCTAGTAAGTGGTGCACTAGTTTGCATTGAGGCTCAAAGGCTTGTAAGAAAGCTTTGCCCGTATTGCAAACAAAAAGTCACGCTATCTCAAAAAGCTCTTGATGAGATTAAGAAATTTCTCCCTGAAGATTATCAGTTTTATAAAAGCGTAGGTTGCCAGCACTGCTCACAAACTGGATATCTGGGGCGTGAAATGATAAGTGAAATATTATCTATCAGCGATCATATAGCAAGTATCGTAGCAAATAACGCCTCAAAAGAAGAGCTTAAAAAGGCTGCCTATGACGAAGGCTTTATAGATATGTTCCATGATGGCGTTATACGCGCAGCAAATGGTGTAACAACAATCGAAGAAGTATATAGAGTTGCCAAGATATGAAATTTTATGAAATAGAATATATAAAAGATGGCAAGCGCCAAAAGATGAGCCTAAAGGCCAATAGTAAAAATGATGTAAAAAATCGTGCAAATATTCAAGGCATGATAGTAAAGATCAAAGAAACTCAGGTTTCAAATATTAACAATGATTTTTTGGACTTGCAAGAAAAATTTAACAAAATATTCTCTTCTTCAAAAGTAAAAATTCCAGCTCTAGTTGCTACCATAAGGCAACTTAGCGTTATGACTAATGCTGGTATATCAATACATGATGGCATAAAAGAGACAGCAAATGCTACCGAGGATAAAAGGCTAAAAACAATATTTCAAACACTAGATGAAGACCTAAATCAAGGTGCTAGCTTAACTCAAAGTATAGAAAATTTTCAAGAAGAGCTAGGCGATGTCACTGTTGCTATGGTAAGGCTTGGAGAGAGTACTGGTAATATGGCTGATGCATTATCAAAGCTAGCTGCTATCTTGCAAGAAGTCTGGGATAACCAGCAAAAATTTAAAAAAGCCATAAGGTATCCAATAACCGTAATATGCTCTATAATTTTGGCTTTTATTGTGCTTATGACATCAGTTGTTCCACAATTTCGAGAAATTTTTAGTCAGCTTAATGCCGACCTCCCCCTTCCTACTAAAATTTTACTAAACATTGAATACATAATGAGCAATTATGGCATATATATAATAGTTGTTCTTGTCGCATTTGCTTTTTTGCTAAAAAGGCAATATTCAAATGATGAAAATTTTAGGGATAAGGTCGATAAATATCTACTAAAAGTCTATCTTGTGGGCAAAATAATATTTTTTGCAAATATGAGTAGATTTAATCTAATCTTTACAGAGCTTGTTCGCGCAGGACTTCCTATCGCTGATGCACTAGATACTGCCGTCGTCACCGTATCAAATCAAGACATACGAAACAAACTAACTGCCGTAAAAGTACTAGTTGGTCGTGGCATAAGTTTAACAGAGGCTTT harbors:
- a CDS encoding type II secretion system F family protein — protein: MKFYEIEYIKDGKRQKMSLKANSKNDVKNRANIQGMIVKIKETQVSNINNDFLDLQEKFNKIFSSSKVKIPALVATIRQLSVMTNAGISIHDGIKETANATEDKRLKTIFQTLDEDLNQGASLTQSIENFQEELGDVTVAMVRLGESTGNMADALSKLAAILQEVWDNQQKFKKAIRYPITVICSIILAFIVLMTSVVPQFREIFSQLNADLPLPTKILLNIEYIMSNYGIYIIVVLVAFAFLLKRQYSNDENFRDKVDKYLLKVYLVGKIIFFANMSRFNLIFTELVRAGLPIADALDTAVVTVSNQDIRNKLTAVKVLVGRGISLTEAFRQTGLYEGMLIQMIGAGEQSGSLDDMTQKVTDYYRVKFNDIIDNISNYIEPILLIFIAAMVLLLALGIFMPMWDMAKAVKN
- a CDS encoding GspE/PulE family protein, with the translated sequence MNNLENLTLKTLEQLNKLNDEQILKIIEIKKINEKSLLAILLEENMLEEEIFFEILSDIYRRGHTDIDEISTSLQIDQKRFIQYVCDKFKITFFDLDDIDIDYRISEKLSTSQLKSYNAIPVKEDEISVYVAFKNPFDVIIQDKVQNLFNRKLLKVACADPAQIEKYINKIALNESIKDVITEIRKELSSSSSQGQSTESSGILKLIEIILKTSIQSRASDIHIEPTETNCIVRSRIDGMLSETFIFDKDIYPPMVSRMKLLSNMDIAERRRPQDGRFSAQILDKEYDFRISTLPILNGESIVLRILDKSKVIINIEDLGMHPDNFAKFKKSMKAPYGIILVTGPTGSGKTTTLYGALNDIKSVKTKIITVEDPVEYQLNMIQQVHVNEKAGLTFISALRSILRQDPDIIMIGEIRDQETLRIAIQAALTGHLVFSTLHTNDAISALPRMVDMGIEPYLVSGALVCIEAQRLVRKLCPYCKQKVTLSQKALDEIKKFLPEDYQFYKSVGCQHCSQTGYLGREMISEILSISDHIASIVANNASKEELKKAAYDEGFIDMFHDGVIRAANGVTTIEEVYRVAKI